One part of the [Synechococcus] sp. NIES-970 genome encodes these proteins:
- the sdsA gene encoding solanesyl diphosphate synthase, with translation MISATTLFSPVEADLKELSENLTRLISARHPILGAAAEHLFSAGGKRIRPAIVLLASRATLGDRPLTQRHRRLAEITEMIHTASLVHDDVVDEAALRRNVPTVNSLFDNRIAVLAGDFLFAQSSWYLANLDNLTVVKLLSEVIKDFAEGEIQQGLNRFDTGMTLEVYLEKSYYKTASLIANSAKAAAVLSEMAPEIGDRLYDYGRNLGLAFQIVDDILDFTASTDVLGKPAGSDLIGGHITAPALFAMEEHPTLTQLIEREFSENGDSEKALAMVRNSNGISRAKELAAQHGRLALQSLECLDPSPSKVALTDLIDYVLSRMY, from the coding sequence ATGATTTCAGCGACTACCCTTTTTTCTCCCGTCGAAGCCGACCTTAAGGAGCTCAGTGAAAATCTGACGCGGCTCATTAGTGCCCGACACCCGATCCTGGGGGCAGCAGCTGAGCACCTGTTCTCTGCAGGGGGGAAACGAATTCGACCGGCGATTGTCCTGTTGGCATCGCGAGCTACCCTAGGCGATCGCCCGTTGACCCAACGCCATCGACGCTTGGCCGAAATTACAGAAATGATCCACACCGCGAGCCTCGTTCATGACGACGTGGTGGATGAAGCCGCTCTCCGCCGGAATGTGCCCACGGTCAATAGCTTGTTTGATAATCGCATTGCTGTGCTGGCCGGGGATTTTCTCTTTGCTCAGTCCTCTTGGTATCTGGCCAATTTAGACAACCTCACCGTGGTGAAGCTGCTCTCTGAAGTGATTAAAGATTTTGCCGAGGGCGAAATTCAGCAGGGGTTAAATCGCTTCGACACAGGGATGACCCTAGAGGTCTATCTCGAAAAGTCCTATTACAAGACCGCCTCTCTGATTGCCAATAGTGCCAAGGCCGCTGCTGTGCTCAGTGAAATGGCACCGGAAATTGGCGATCGCCTCTATGACTACGGCCGCAATTTGGGCCTTGCCTTCCAGATTGTCGATGATATTTTAGACTTTACTGCCTCCACCGATGTGCTGGGTAAACCCGCAGGTTCCGATCTCATCGGCGGCCACATCACTGCCCCAGCGCTTTTTGCCATGGAAGAGCACCCCACTTTAACCCAGCTGATTGAACGGGAATTTTCAGAAAATGGCGATTCTGAAAAAGCCCTGGCGATGGTGCGCAACAGCAATGGAATTAGTCGTGCCAAGGAATTAGCCGCCCAGCACGGTCGTTTAGCCCTCCAGAGCTTGGAGTGCCTCGATCCGTCCCCCTCGAAAGTGGCCCTCACCGACTTGATTGATTATGTCCTTAGTCGGATGTATTAA
- the murI gene encoding glutamate racemase has translation MGNQQQHPIGIFDSGLGGITVLRALYRQLPQESIIYFADTARLPYGDRSPEELVQYVREILTWMEAQGVKMVVMACNTSSAIALDVIRSEFKTPVLGLILPGARGAVSQGKRIGVIATQATVNSCAYENAILEVNPEAAVWQMPCPEFVPLIEANRINDPHTKRIVQKRLQPLLEQGIDTLIYGCTHYRHLAGVIQSILPSHVTCVDPAEYVVRATEQELELMGWKNTEPPRPTRFAVSGCPEQFAQSSRAWLGYSPLVEQVDLETLVRMASPLPVSNG, from the coding sequence ATGGGCAACCAACAGCAACACCCCATCGGTATATTTGACAGTGGCTTAGGGGGAATTACCGTTCTTCGAGCCCTATACCGACAGCTTCCCCAGGAGTCAATTATCTATTTTGCAGATACGGCCCGGCTCCCCTATGGTGATCGTTCCCCCGAAGAATTGGTTCAATATGTGCGGGAAATCTTGACCTGGATGGAAGCCCAGGGGGTAAAGATGGTGGTGATGGCCTGCAATACCAGTTCGGCGATCGCCCTAGATGTGATTCGGTCTGAATTTAAAACCCCGGTACTCGGTTTAATTCTTCCGGGGGCACGGGGTGCCGTCAGCCAAGGCAAGCGTATTGGTGTTATTGCCACCCAAGCTACAGTCAACAGTTGCGCCTACGAAAATGCGATCCTTGAAGTGAATCCAGAAGCGGCGGTGTGGCAAATGCCCTGTCCAGAATTTGTCCCCTTAATTGAAGCCAACCGCATTAACGACCCCCACACAAAACGTATTGTTCAAAAACGTCTCCAACCACTATTAGAGCAAGGTATTGACACACTCATTTATGGCTGCACCCACTACCGTCACCTGGCTGGAGTTATTCAATCGATTTTACCGAGCCATGTGACCTGTGTTGACCCAGCAGAATACGTCGTTCGAGCCACAGAACAGGAGCTGGAACTGATGGGTTGGAAAAATACAGAACCGCCCCGACCCACTCGATTTGCAGTGAGCGGCTGCCCAGAACAATTTGCCCAATCTTCCCGGGCCTGGCTAGGATATAGCCCCTTGGTAGAACAGGTGGATCTAGAAACCTTAGTAAGAATGGCTTCTCCCTTGCCTGTGAGTAACGGTTAA
- the amiC gene encoding N-acetylmuramoyl-L-alanine amidase — protein sequence MRFFWFFLTLIALSTWQLPAWAGQLVFWEFNAQRRQLQFRTNDRVQPQAQLITDPSRLVIDLPGTVLGSSAVNRSYGGAITSVRTGQFTPDTARLVVELAPGYTLDPNGIRFEGRSPTDWVVDIPEPQRISGQTAPQGTPALFSNSGNNNGNGAPAPTEAFLGNLVQVTQQGFLVNLEPRPGSRITTNQRGDRLEFTLRDLQLPRELENQTLTVNRYQVKQIHFEQPSRTEARISLTLEPGSPRWRALYTTFGNGGLVFLPDGGTNSLSSQGTGSINVPTQTANPQPQTQAPAQNQNSAQARQTVVEALELARNNSQLVIRGNDRLQANGSWNQSEGLYQIRINNARLAEPVRGPQWGGNSPISRIAIRQENANTVLVQIAPAPGVQIGSLTQPSAQFLALDLNRPLAVPPPANVPPSQSGRLLPNFRPPRSNIVVTIDPGHGGTDSGAVGIGGLQEKNVILPISQEVTRILQQHGIGVRMTRNTDTFISLEERARQANAAGADLFVSIHANALSMSRPDVNGFEVFYHQSGRGLADSIHRNVMRRITIRDRGVKTARFYVLRATSMPSALVEVGFVTGREDAPRLNDPAFRSQMAQSIAAGILEYIQNSVR from the coding sequence GTGAGATTTTTCTGGTTTTTTCTGACGCTAATCGCCCTATCCACCTGGCAACTCCCAGCTTGGGCTGGGCAACTGGTTTTTTGGGAATTCAATGCCCAACGGCGCCAACTCCAGTTTCGGACGAATGATCGGGTACAACCCCAAGCTCAACTGATCACCGACCCCAGTCGTTTGGTGATTGATTTACCGGGTACGGTGTTGGGCAGTTCAGCGGTCAATCGTAGCTATGGTGGCGCAATCACTAGCGTCCGGACTGGCCAGTTTACGCCGGATACAGCCCGCTTGGTTGTGGAGCTTGCTCCTGGCTATACCCTCGATCCTAATGGGATCCGTTTTGAAGGGCGATCGCCCACGGATTGGGTTGTTGATATCCCAGAACCCCAAAGAATTTCAGGTCAAACTGCTCCCCAGGGAACGCCAGCCCTATTTAGCAACTCGGGTAACAATAATGGCAATGGTGCTCCTGCTCCCACAGAAGCTTTTTTAGGAAACCTGGTCCAGGTCACCCAGCAGGGCTTTTTGGTTAACCTGGAGCCCCGTCCTGGGAGTCGCATCACCACTAACCAAAGGGGCGATCGCCTAGAATTCACCCTGCGGGATTTGCAACTGCCCCGGGAACTCGAAAACCAAACCCTCACCGTCAATCGCTACCAAGTTAAACAAATTCACTTTGAGCAGCCCAGTCGCACCGAAGCGCGGATTAGCCTCACCCTCGAACCTGGCAGTCCCCGGTGGCGCGCGCTCTACACGACATTCGGCAATGGTGGTCTTGTGTTCCTCCCCGATGGCGGAACCAACAGCCTCAGCAGCCAGGGAACAGGTTCTATTAACGTGCCGACCCAGACTGCAAACCCCCAGCCGCAAACCCAAGCTCCAGCCCAAAATCAAAACTCAGCCCAGGCCCGACAAACCGTCGTTGAAGCCCTTGAGTTGGCCCGCAATAACAGTCAACTGGTCATTCGAGGAAATGATCGCCTCCAGGCCAATGGCAGCTGGAACCAGAGTGAAGGTCTTTACCAAATTCGCATTAACAATGCTCGTCTCGCCGAACCCGTACGTGGCCCCCAGTGGGGAGGGAATAGCCCCATCTCTCGCATTGCCATCCGCCAAGAAAACGCCAATACCGTACTGGTGCAGATTGCTCCGGCCCCAGGGGTACAGATTGGTAGCCTCACTCAACCCAGCGCCCAGTTTTTAGCCCTCGATCTCAATCGTCCCCTAGCCGTGCCTCCGCCCGCAAATGTCCCCCCCAGTCAATCTGGCCGGTTGCTCCCCAATTTTCGGCCCCCCCGCAGTAACATTGTTGTGACTATCGACCCTGGCCATGGGGGCACAGACTCCGGTGCAGTGGGCATTGGTGGCCTCCAAGAAAAAAATGTGATCCTGCCCATCTCCCAGGAGGTAACTCGCATCCTCCAACAGCATGGTATCGGCGTGCGCATGACTAGAAACACCGACACTTTTATTTCCCTGGAGGAAAGAGCCCGCCAGGCCAATGCTGCCGGCGCAGATCTGTTTGTGAGTATCCACGCCAACGCCCTCAGCATGAGTCGTCCCGATGTGAATGGTTTTGAGGTGTTCTATCACCAAAGCGGGAGAGGTTTGGCGGACAGTATCCACCGCAATGTCATGCGTCGCATCACGATCCGCGATCGGGGGGTCAAGACCGCCAGATTCTACGTGCTCCGGGCGACTTCTATGCCCTCAGCCTTGGTGGAAGTGGGTTTTGTCACGGGCCGAGAAGATGCTCCGCGTCTCAATGATCCAGCCTTCCGCAGTCAGATGGCCCAGTCGATCGCCGCGGGTATTTTGGAATATATTCAAAATAGTGTGCGTTAA
- a CDS encoding Na/H+ antiporter, translating to MVLAAVLLSLVVIYFASKAGGELCARINLPPVLGELVGGVLVGVSAFGLLVFPEGGIEASQSLLIQFLQSTAGLSPEAAPAVFATQSEVISVLAELGVIILLFEIGLESDLQELIKVGPQAAIVAIVGVTVPFAAGTAGLIFLFHIGTVPAIFAGAALTATSIGITAKVLAELGQLTTKEGQIIIGAAVLDDVLGIIVLAVVASLAKTGEVQIVSTIWLIVSAAAFLIGAIIVGRFLSPLFVGLVDGMKTRGQLLIVSIIFAFVLAYIATIIQLEAILGAFAAGLILAETDKRSDLEKQILPIADLFVPIFFVCVGAKTDLSVLNPAVPANREGLVIAAFLIVVAIFGKVITGFTVFGQEKLNKLAIGVGMIPRGEVGLVFAGVGSASGALSESTEAAIIMMVIITTFVAPPFLRLVFKEPQGAIASGETPKKLQ from the coding sequence ATGGTGCTGGCCGCAGTGCTGTTGAGTCTCGTGGTGATCTACTTTGCCAGTAAAGCGGGCGGCGAACTTTGCGCCCGTATTAATCTCCCGCCAGTATTAGGTGAGTTGGTCGGTGGGGTACTGGTGGGGGTTTCTGCCTTTGGTCTACTCGTCTTTCCCGAAGGGGGGATTGAGGCCTCCCAGTCTTTGCTGATTCAGTTTCTCCAGAGCACGGCTGGTCTCTCCCCCGAAGCAGCACCGGCGGTATTTGCCACCCAAAGTGAAGTGATTTCTGTGCTGGCTGAACTAGGGGTCATTATCCTTTTATTTGAAATTGGCCTTGAATCAGACCTCCAGGAGCTGATCAAAGTTGGCCCCCAGGCGGCGATCGTGGCCATTGTTGGGGTTACGGTCCCCTTCGCTGCGGGGACGGCGGGGTTAATTTTTCTTTTTCACATTGGCACTGTACCCGCTATCTTTGCTGGGGCTGCCCTCACCGCCACCAGTATCGGGATTACGGCGAAAGTCCTTGCGGAATTAGGCCAACTGACAACCAAAGAAGGGCAAATTATTATTGGGGCTGCGGTCTTGGATGATGTACTCGGCATCATTGTCCTGGCGGTGGTGGCGAGCCTCGCCAAAACAGGAGAAGTACAAATTGTCAGCACCATTTGGCTCATTGTCAGTGCTGCTGCTTTTCTTATTGGAGCAATTATTGTAGGCCGTTTCCTGAGTCCTCTATTTGTCGGCTTAGTAGATGGGATGAAAACCCGGGGTCAACTACTGATTGTTTCGATTATTTTTGCCTTTGTTCTTGCTTACATCGCCACGATTATTCAGCTAGAGGCAATTCTGGGGGCCTTCGCAGCGGGTTTAATTCTGGCGGAAACAGACAAACGGAGTGACCTAGAAAAACAAATTCTGCCAATTGCTGACCTGTTCGTGCCGATTTTCTTTGTCTGCGTCGGGGCAAAAACGGATTTGAGCGTCCTGAATCCGGCTGTTCCTGCTAACCGTGAGGGATTAGTCATTGCTGCTTTTTTGATCGTTGTGGCCATCTTTGGCAAGGTGATTACAGGCTTTACGGTGTTTGGCCAAGAGAAGCTCAATAAGCTGGCAATTGGGGTCGGGATGATTCCCCGGGGAGAAGTGGGCCTGGTATTTGCGGGGGTTGGTTCTGCGAGCGGAGCCCTTTCGGAATCTACGGAAGCGGCAATTATTATGATGGTCATCATCACAACTTTTGTGGCTCCACCTTTTCTTCGTTTGGTCTTTAAGGAACCCCAGGGGGCGATCGCCTCAGGGGAGACACCAAAGAAGCTACAATAA
- a CDS encoding GDSL-like Lipase/Acylhydrolase domain protein, with amino-acid sequence MSDSLLFVANLLCRAPTEVSRAEAAPQACFQRATNPLSAPWPAADNHGRFPQRFLLSGPQLYTQRLYALLQGQVYTSLKEGAIPRLWGNAASQPTYQQWQQLLRQEAYLAVKHRGDRPLGVLLGDSLSLWFPSDLLPPNKIWLNQGISGENTQQILARLDSLQGLPVDTIYLMAGVNDFKQGIAETVFLDNMRALIRGLRCQHPNATIVLQSLLPTNHDYLQGERVIRLNQQIQAIARQEGANYLNLYPLFVAANGSLRPELSTDGLHLSRTGYDIWQGAIQNLENCLNQN; translated from the coding sequence ATGTCAGATTCGTTGTTATTTGTTGCTAACCTGCTCTGTCGCGCTCCAACTGAGGTGAGTCGGGCTGAAGCTGCTCCCCAAGCCTGCTTTCAGAGGGCTACCAATCCCCTCTCTGCCCCATGGCCTGCGGCAGACAATCATGGTCGGTTCCCCCAACGCTTTCTTCTTTCCGGCCCCCAACTCTATACCCAACGGCTTTATGCCCTATTGCAGGGACAAGTCTATACTAGCCTCAAGGAAGGGGCGATCCCCCGCCTTTGGGGGAATGCTGCGTCCCAACCAACCTACCAACAATGGCAGCAGCTTCTCCGTCAAGAAGCTTATCTAGCCGTAAAACACAGGGGCGATCGCCCCCTGGGAGTTTTATTAGGAGACTCCCTCAGCCTATGGTTTCCCAGTGATCTTTTGCCCCCCAACAAAATATGGCTCAATCAAGGCATTTCCGGGGAAAATACGCAGCAAATCCTCGCCCGCCTAGATAGCCTCCAGGGTCTCCCGGTGGATACGATTTATTTAATGGCAGGGGTGAATGATTTTAAACAGGGTATTGCCGAAACGGTATTTCTGGATAACATGCGCGCCCTGATCCGTGGTCTGCGCTGTCAGCACCCAAACGCAACCATCGTTCTGCAGTCTCTATTGCCCACGAACCACGACTATCTCCAAGGGGAACGGGTGATCCGCCTCAACCAGCAAATCCAGGCGATCGCCCGCCAGGAAGGGGCTAACTACCTCAACCTCTATCCTTTATTTGTGGCCGCCAACGGCAGCCTACGACCTGAACTCAGCACCGATGGCCTGCACCTAAGCCGCACGGGTTATGACATTTGGCAGGGGGCTATACAAAACCTTGAGAATTGCCTAAACCAAAACTGA
- a CDS encoding hypothetical protein (conserved hypothetical protein), with protein MTAMYSTNNQVTNPWAEDMGEYVAQLQLHMALQAKNLVPSLDNPQDVRRQLIHESQLHLEKLASRQVA; from the coding sequence ATGACTGCTATGTACTCCACAAACAACCAAGTAACAAACCCCTGGGCCGAAGATATGGGCGAATATGTCGCTCAATTGCAACTGCATATGGCGCTCCAGGCGAAAAATTTAGTTCCCTCCCTCGACAACCCCCAAGATGTTCGCCGTCAGTTAATCCACGAATCTCAGCTTCATCTCGAGAAGTTGGCATCACGCCAGGTAGCCTAG